A genomic region of Rhipicephalus sanguineus isolate Rsan-2018 chromosome 3, BIME_Rsan_1.4, whole genome shotgun sequence contains the following coding sequences:
- the LOC119386042 gene encoding endochitinase isoform X2, which translates to MLHIFFCGFLLSHVLQTVRPDDDFIRNGGSPVVCYYAGVAADRFSPMNYRIRDIPGDLCTHVNLNYAGVDKDTLGVKDLIPAYTNNSHYKDFTAIKKKFLFVKTLISLGGWEHGGESFSYVAADRSRRCNFTRNLYKFLKDNDFDGVDIDWRFPASADKNGKPEDKENYVLFLKALCKLRKKGLIVTATVPITPYYLDNGYDVRQLAKYLDWFNVIGFDLRGRWTGIADVHSPLYARSFETGDTRNLNVAQGLKRLVELGAPKKKLVLGIPFFGRSYVLADKEKHNVGDPIRDIPAAPGPFIGSTEILAYYEICTNIEDGIATRAFDNESMCPYMYYEDQWVGYEDEESVGIKVDFVIKEGYAGVMVFNNDMDDFNGVCGTTHPLLKVVYQKLSEAPESRRRRR; encoded by the exons ATGCTTCACATTTTCTTCTGTGGCTTCCTGCTGAGTCACGTGCTTCAGACTGTCCGTCCAG ATGACGACTTCATCAGAAACGGCGGCAGCCCCGTGGTGTGCTACTACGCCGGCGTGGCAGCCGACCGTTTCAGCCCGATGAACTACCGCATCCGGGACATCCCGGGTGATCTGTGCACGCACGTGAACCTCAACTACGCCGGTGTGGACAAGGACACGTTAGGAGTGAAGGACCTCATACCAGCTTACACGAACAATTCAC ATTACAAAGACTTCACGGCCATCAAGAAGAAGTTTCTATTCGTCAAGACACTGATCTCCCTCGGAGGCTGGGAGCACGGTGGAGAGTCGTTTTCGTACGTTGCAGCAGACCGGAGCAGGCGGTGCAATTTTACGAGGAATTTGTACAAGTTTCTTAAGGACAACGACTTCGATGGAGTCGACATCGACTGGAGGTTCCCTGCGAGCGCAGACAAAAACGGAAAGCCCGAGGACAAAGAGAACTACGTCTTGTTTCTGAAG GCTCTCTGCAAACTGCGAAAGAAAGGTTTGATCGTTACCGCTACGGTTCCAATCACTCCTTATTATCTCGACAATGGATACGACGTCAGACAGCTCGCAAA ATACTTGGACTGGTTCAATGTGATCGGTTTCGACCTGAGGGGACGCTGGACTGGAATTGCTGACGTCCATAGCCCTCTGTATGCCAGGTCTTTTGAAACGGGTGACACTCGGAATCTGAATGTG GCTCAAGGGCTCAAGCGTCTTGTCGAGCTTGGAGCTCCCAAGAAGAAGCTCGTCCTCGGCATTCCGTTCTTTGGCCGCAGCTACGTGCTGGCGGACAAAGAGAAGCACAATGTCGGAGATCCCATTAGGGACATTCCAGCAGCGCCAGGACCCTTCATCGGTAGCACGGAAATCTTGGCTTACTACGAG ATATGCACCAACATTGAAGATGGAATTGCAACGCGAGCATTTGACAATGAGTCAATGTGTCCATACATGTACTATGAAGACCAGTGGGTGGGttacgaggacgaagaaagcgttGGCATCAAG GTTGATTTTGTCATCAAGGAAGGCTACGCCGGAGTTATGGTGTTCAACAACGATATGGATGATTTCAACGGCGTCTGTGGCACAACGCATCCGCTGCTCAAAGTAGTCTATCAAAAGCTTTCTGAGGCACCCGAAAGTCGACGGAGGCGGCGGTAA
- the LOC119386042 gene encoding endochitinase isoform X1, with the protein MARFLQRTTTMLHIFFCGFLLSHVLQTVRPDDDFIRNGGSPVVCYYAGVAADRFSPMNYRIRDIPGDLCTHVNLNYAGVDKDTLGVKDLIPAYTNNSHYKDFTAIKKKFLFVKTLISLGGWEHGGESFSYVAADRSRRCNFTRNLYKFLKDNDFDGVDIDWRFPASADKNGKPEDKENYVLFLKALCKLRKKGLIVTATVPITPYYLDNGYDVRQLAKYLDWFNVIGFDLRGRWTGIADVHSPLYARSFETGDTRNLNVAQGLKRLVELGAPKKKLVLGIPFFGRSYVLADKEKHNVGDPIRDIPAAPGPFIGSTEILAYYEICTNIEDGIATRAFDNESMCPYMYYEDQWVGYEDEESVGIKVDFVIKEGYAGVMVFNNDMDDFNGVCGTTHPLLKVVYQKLSEAPESRRRRR; encoded by the exons ATGGCGCGCTTTCTGCAGAG GACCACCACTATGCTTCACATTTTCTTCTGTGGCTTCCTGCTGAGTCACGTGCTTCAGACTGTCCGTCCAG ATGACGACTTCATCAGAAACGGCGGCAGCCCCGTGGTGTGCTACTACGCCGGCGTGGCAGCCGACCGTTTCAGCCCGATGAACTACCGCATCCGGGACATCCCGGGTGATCTGTGCACGCACGTGAACCTCAACTACGCCGGTGTGGACAAGGACACGTTAGGAGTGAAGGACCTCATACCAGCTTACACGAACAATTCAC ATTACAAAGACTTCACGGCCATCAAGAAGAAGTTTCTATTCGTCAAGACACTGATCTCCCTCGGAGGCTGGGAGCACGGTGGAGAGTCGTTTTCGTACGTTGCAGCAGACCGGAGCAGGCGGTGCAATTTTACGAGGAATTTGTACAAGTTTCTTAAGGACAACGACTTCGATGGAGTCGACATCGACTGGAGGTTCCCTGCGAGCGCAGACAAAAACGGAAAGCCCGAGGACAAAGAGAACTACGTCTTGTTTCTGAAG GCTCTCTGCAAACTGCGAAAGAAAGGTTTGATCGTTACCGCTACGGTTCCAATCACTCCTTATTATCTCGACAATGGATACGACGTCAGACAGCTCGCAAA ATACTTGGACTGGTTCAATGTGATCGGTTTCGACCTGAGGGGACGCTGGACTGGAATTGCTGACGTCCATAGCCCTCTGTATGCCAGGTCTTTTGAAACGGGTGACACTCGGAATCTGAATGTG GCTCAAGGGCTCAAGCGTCTTGTCGAGCTTGGAGCTCCCAAGAAGAAGCTCGTCCTCGGCATTCCGTTCTTTGGCCGCAGCTACGTGCTGGCGGACAAAGAGAAGCACAATGTCGGAGATCCCATTAGGGACATTCCAGCAGCGCCAGGACCCTTCATCGGTAGCACGGAAATCTTGGCTTACTACGAG ATATGCACCAACATTGAAGATGGAATTGCAACGCGAGCATTTGACAATGAGTCAATGTGTCCATACATGTACTATGAAGACCAGTGGGTGGGttacgaggacgaagaaagcgttGGCATCAAG GTTGATTTTGTCATCAAGGAAGGCTACGCCGGAGTTATGGTGTTCAACAACGATATGGATGATTTCAACGGCGTCTGTGGCACAACGCATCCGCTGCTCAAAGTAGTCTATCAAAAGCTTTCTGAGGCACCCGAAAGTCGACGGAGGCGGCGGTAA